In a single window of the bacterium genome:
- a CDS encoding STAS domain-containing protein — MDGIEITVDRVGALRDIGLFRVRGYVDTTTSPELQRQLTEIIQEGVTQIIIDLGAVNYVSSAGWGVFVGEIRGLREQGGDLKIIQMIPEVNEVFEMLEFNRILTCYDSLEEAIDDYDFCQGVDLRASMMEQNGRTSAAPLWETDRAVENPADFLPPVVKESRTARTITVARGRTIDDVDLPLNEKIKKLVTENPLMTPFGIKRQLNSPRFGYTRIGFFKLRGILKRLGLETKAKRYRFYRSR, encoded by the coding sequence ATGGATGGTATTGAAATTACAGTGGACCGTGTTGGCGCTCTGCGCGATATCGGGCTTTTCCGGGTGAGAGGGTATGTGGATACCACTACCTCACCCGAGTTGCAGCGCCAGCTGACCGAAATTATCCAGGAGGGGGTGACCCAGATCATCATCGACCTTGGGGCGGTCAATTATGTCAGCAGTGCAGGGTGGGGGGTATTTGTCGGGGAGATTCGCGGCCTGCGTGAGCAGGGTGGGGATCTCAAAATTATTCAAATGATCCCGGAAGTGAATGAAGTGTTTGAAATGCTGGAGTTCAACCGAATTTTGACCTGTTACGATTCCCTTGAGGAAGCCATCGATGACTATGACTTTTGCCAGGGTGTGGATCTGCGTGCTTCCATGATGGAGCAAAATGGCAGAACCAGCGCGGCGCCTCTGTGGGAAACCGACCGCGCCGTTGAGAATCCCGCCGATTTTCTCCCCCCGGTGGTCAAGGAGAGCCGGACGGCGCGTACCATCACCGTCGCCCGCGGCCGCACCATCGATGACGTCGACTTGCCACTCAATGAAAAGATCAAAAAGCTGGTGACAGAGAATCCGTTGATGACCCCCTTCGGTATCAAGCGGCAGCTCAATTCGCCCCGATTCGGTTATACGCGGATCGGTTTTTTCAAACTGCGTGGCATCCTCAAGCGTCTTGGACTCGAGACCAAGGCCAAACGGTACCGGTTCTATCGTTCTCGCTGA
- the mrdA gene encoding penicillin-binding protein 2, whose product MLSQDRSARIIQIVLACAFIALAVQLFRLQIVQHDKYQLQSDKNRTRRLRLEPPRGVIYDRNGIPLVENRPSYTLSALPIEVRGNEKSIAFLAGLLEEEPAAVKRKLDQADNPFVLLKLRHNIDYAMLVKLEENKLEYPGVTYETETRRIYPAGIKSPHLFGYIGEVSRSELERRQDEEILPGDLVGKKGFEAYYDRELRGQVGYDAIEVDAVGREVKDITGAGDRPFIRGRDFYLALDSRLQFLADSLLGDKIGGAVMVDVRDGGVLVLCSKPDFDPELFSGTLSAADWQRLLNDPGKPLYDRVIQSAYPPGSTFKMVAATAALEAHKATPETTFPCTGGVTYGDRTFLCHGGKGHGTLAMVDAIKVSCNSYFYRLSMRLSVDEWAAAAKGYGFGARTGIDLPAEEVGTLPDRAYLDRVFGKKGWSSGMMLNLGIGQGDLLVTPVQMAQYTMMIATKGRYYPLHLVYKIYDPRTQRFYKQRLASKSVEGVSQQTYAILQEGMYRVVNSPGGTGHSTYLPDVVVAGKTGTAQNPHGDPHAWYVGFAPLAEPEVAICVLVENGGAGGVAAGPVAGALLRRYFDLKKAASAANAAPLRP is encoded by the coding sequence ATGCTCTCCCAAGATCGTTCCGCCCGCATCATCCAGATCGTGCTCGCCTGCGCCTTCATCGCGCTGGCCGTGCAGCTTTTCAGACTGCAGATCGTGCAGCATGATAAATATCAGCTGCAGTCGGACAAGAACCGCACCCGGCGGTTGCGTCTGGAGCCGCCGCGCGGCGTCATCTATGACCGCAACGGCATCCCCCTGGTGGAGAACCGGCCCAGCTACACCCTGAGTGCTCTTCCGATCGAGGTGCGCGGCAACGAAAAGTCCATCGCCTTTCTCGCCGGATTGCTGGAGGAGGAGCCCGCTGCGGTTAAACGCAAACTCGACCAGGCCGACAATCCCTTTGTCCTTCTCAAGCTGCGCCACAACATCGACTATGCGATGCTGGTCAAGCTTGAGGAGAACAAGCTGGAGTATCCCGGCGTCACCTATGAGACCGAAACGCGGCGCATCTACCCGGCGGGGATCAAATCCCCCCATCTCTTTGGTTATATTGGCGAGGTCTCCAGGAGCGAACTGGAGCGGCGCCAGGATGAAGAAATTCTGCCGGGCGATCTGGTGGGCAAAAAGGGATTTGAGGCCTATTACGACCGTGAATTGCGCGGTCAGGTCGGCTACGATGCGATCGAGGTCGATGCAGTGGGCCGGGAGGTCAAGGATATCACCGGCGCCGGTGACCGTCCCTTCATACGCGGGCGGGATTTCTATCTGGCGCTCGACTCGCGGCTGCAGTTCCTTGCGGATTCGCTCCTGGGTGACAAGATCGGCGGCGCGGTGATGGTCGATGTCCGGGATGGCGGCGTGCTGGTGCTCTGCAGCAAGCCCGATTTCGATCCAGAACTATTTTCGGGCACGCTCAGCGCCGCCGACTGGCAGCGTCTGCTTAACGATCCGGGCAAGCCGCTCTACGACCGTGTCATCCAGAGCGCCTACCCCCCCGGCTCGACCTTCAAGATGGTTGCCGCCACGGCGGCCTTGGAGGCCCACAAGGCGACGCCGGAGACCACGTTCCCGTGCACGGGCGGCGTCACATATGGCGACCGCACCTTTCTCTGCCATGGCGGAAAGGGCCACGGCACGCTCGCAATGGTCGATGCCATCAAGGTCTCGTGCAATTCCTATTTCTACCGCCTGAGCATGCGTCTTTCGGTTGACGAGTGGGCTGCCGCGGCGAAAGGGTACGGCTTTGGGGCGCGGACGGGAATCGATTTGCCGGCGGAGGAGGTGGGTACTCTCCCGGACCGCGCGTATCTCGACCGGGTCTTCGGCAAGAAGGGCTGGTCCAGCGGCATGATGCTGAATCTGGGCATTGGCCAGGGGGATCTGCTGGTCACGCCGGTCCAGATGGCGCAATACACGATGATGATCGCCACCAAGGGACGCTATTATCCCCTCCACCTTGTCTACAAGATCTATGATCCACGGACGCAGCGTTTCTACAAACAGCGGCTTGCGTCCAAGTCCGTCGAGGGGGTTTCGCAGCAGACCTATGCCATTCTGCAGGAGGGGATGTACCGGGTGGTCAACAGCCCGGGGGGAACCGGCCACAGCACCTATCTCCCGGACGTGGTAGTAGCAGGCAAGACCGGCACCGCACAAAATCCGCATGGTGACCCGCACGCCTGGTATGTCGGTTTCGCCCCGCTGGCGGAGCCCGAAGTGGCTATTTGTGTGCTGGTGGAGAACGGCGGGGCAGGTGGTGTTGCGGCGGGCCCGGTTGCCGGCGCGCTTTTGCGCCGATATTTTGATCTGAAAAAGGCGGCATCTGCAGCGAATGCGGCGCCGCTCCGTCCATGA
- the mreD gene encoding rod shape-determining protein MreD: protein MNLLYYLVMMVVALGLQHGVSDLVAIRGVSPDFILIAVCAVSLFAGRGQGTLWGAGIGFIADSLSGSLLGSHALALSLVGFISGSVMSYRSLQSAYSLNAGAIVGVLAVLQNLLLYIINIQGTAGALQGMIQAVLLPAIYTLFWALIIFAIVPQSIWEKIYKTEPTPLF, encoded by the coding sequence ATGAACCTGCTCTATTACCTGGTCATGATGGTGGTCGCCCTCGGACTGCAGCATGGGGTGAGCGATCTGGTCGCGATCCGCGGCGTTTCGCCCGATTTCATCCTCATCGCGGTTTGCGCGGTCTCGCTTTTCGCCGGTCGCGGCCAGGGCACCCTCTGGGGCGCAGGCATCGGCTTTATCGCGGATTCGCTCAGCGGCAGCCTCCTTGGCAGTCATGCCCTGGCCCTCAGCCTGGTCGGCTTTATCAGCGGATCGGTGATGAGCTACCGCTCCTTGCAGAGCGCTTACAGCCTTAATGCCGGCGCGATCGTCGGCGTGCTGGCGGTCCTGCAGAATCTGCTGCTCTATATCATTAACATCCAGGGCACCGCCGGGGCGCTGCAGGGGATGATCCAGGCGGTGTTGCTGCCGGCCATCTACACCCTGTTCTGGGCGCTCATTATCTTCGCCATTGTGCCGCAGTCCATTTGGGAAAAGATCTACAAAACCGAACCGACGCCGCTGTTTTAA
- a CDS encoding tetratricopeptide repeat protein — protein MKIWHMSGLLGFLAIAAWAMVWNGCSSSKQVSLATEQAALSGATERPQATVDTAKKSTDEDEVMRLLGLNKNQPAEAAQPQPSAEGLENDRQRLEETLKERDIEIANLKAELAERDRQLNAAENTEPPMEIKPVKTTISPSGTYQQRYDRARALYEARRYKEAVQEFQALIATDSNNKLADNCQYWIGECYYGMLAYNQAIIEFEKVFTFHDSDKNDDAQLKLGLCYTRTGNVEKAKAEFQKLLDTYPDSEFRARAQYYLQTL, from the coding sequence ATGAAAATATGGCACATGAGCGGTTTGCTTGGCTTTTTGGCTATCGCCGCCTGGGCGATGGTATGGAACGGCTGCAGCAGCTCGAAGCAGGTCTCTCTGGCCACCGAGCAGGCGGCCCTTTCGGGAGCGACAGAACGACCACAGGCCACCGTCGATACAGCCAAAAAGAGCACCGACGAGGATGAAGTAATGCGCCTCCTCGGTTTGAACAAGAATCAGCCGGCCGAGGCCGCCCAGCCCCAGCCTTCCGCCGAAGGGCTTGAGAACGATCGCCAGCGGCTTGAGGAGACCCTCAAGGAGCGGGATATCGAGATCGCCAACCTCAAGGCCGAACTGGCCGAGCGCGACCGCCAGCTGAACGCCGCTGAGAATACCGAGCCGCCCATGGAAATCAAGCCAGTCAAAACCACAATCTCACCAAGCGGCACCTACCAGCAGCGTTATGACCGGGCGCGCGCCCTCTACGAAGCCCGCCGCTACAAAGAAGCGGTGCAGGAGTTTCAGGCCCTGATCGCGACCGATTCCAACAACAAACTGGCCGATAACTGCCAGTACTGGATCGGCGAGTGCTACTACGGCATGCTCGCTTACAACCAGGCGATTATCGAGTTCGAAAAGGTTTTCACTTTTCACGACTCGGACAAGAACGACGATGCCCAACTCAAGCTCGGGCTCTGCTATACCCGTACCGGCAATGTGGAAAAGGCCAAAGCGGAGTTCCAGAAGCTGCTCGATACCTATCCCGACAGCGAATTCCGGGCCCGGGCCCAGTATTATCTCCAGACCCTTTGA
- the lgt gene encoding prolipoprotein diacylglyceryl transferase, with translation MHPVLFKLGAFEMRAYGFTLAISFLLGIFWAVRRAKRRGIDPEKIMDLSVVIILASIIGARFMYVIFHLDEFAGHWTDTFNPFQSNGQIGIAGLTMLGGVVLALVTSILYLRAKRLPVLKIADTVIPMFFLGEAITRIGCYLNGCCYGIPCHCALGVVFPPDSPAGAMYQGITIHPTQIYSSLYALVIFGAMLWIDRKPKFDGYLLYLALIFYGVGRFIIDLFRYYENSMILLRLGGKGLSMNQGISVALILFGAGLYLWQQRKGRAQNNA, from the coding sequence ATGCATCCTGTGCTTTTCAAGCTGGGCGCCTTTGAGATGCGCGCCTACGGCTTCACCCTGGCCATCTCCTTTCTGCTGGGCATCTTTTGGGCAGTGCGGCGCGCCAAACGTCGCGGGATCGACCCCGAAAAGATCATGGATCTTTCCGTGGTCATCATCCTGGCCTCGATTATCGGCGCACGCTTCATGTATGTGATATTTCATCTCGACGAGTTCGCCGGTCACTGGACGGACACCTTTAATCCCTTCCAAAGCAACGGTCAGATCGGCATCGCCGGGCTGACCATGCTGGGGGGAGTTGTGTTGGCCCTGGTGACTTCGATCCTCTATCTGCGCGCCAAAAGATTGCCGGTTCTCAAGATCGCCGATACGGTCATTCCGATGTTCTTCCTTGGCGAAGCCATCACCCGCATCGGCTGCTACCTCAACGGCTGCTGTTATGGCATACCCTGCCACTGCGCCCTGGGGGTGGTCTTCCCGCCAGACAGCCCGGCCGGGGCGATGTACCAGGGGATCACCATTCATCCGACCCAGATCTACTCCTCGCTCTACGCTCTGGTGATCTTTGGCGCCATGCTTTGGATCGATCGCAAGCCCAAATTCGACGGCTATCTGCTCTATCTGGCCCTCATCTTTTACGGAGTGGGCCGCTTCATCATCGATCTTTTCCGGTACTACGAGAATTCCATGATACTTTTGCGCCTGGGCGGCAAGGGGTTGAGCATGAACCAGGGGATCAGCGTGGCGCTTATTCTCTTCGGTGCCGGACTCTACCTCTGGCAACAGCGTAAAGGCCGGGCGCAAAATAATGCTTGA
- the glgA gene encoding glycogen synthase GlgA, with protein sequence MKNRLRILYLSTEVAPFAKTGGLADVASALPKALFEQGHDVRVMMPKYGNISERRYTLREVIRLKDIPIRVGAREHVVSAKSAFLPDTKVQVYFLDYRPFFERADYYVDSATGKDFPDNAQRFFLFSKAVIETIKLLHWEPQIIHCNDWQTALVPWMLRNSYQDDPFFAKAITVLSIHNLAFQGTFPPAVLDELGLPKELAVVGSDLEFYGKINFLKAGIKNADLVTTVSPTYAQEIQSDPELGCGLQGVLSERREDLFGILNGVDYAIWNPEKDNLIPATYSTSSIKDKEKNKKALAKEAGLPYAAEMPIVGMISRLTNQKGLDLVAAAIDDLVKLPVQLVILGTGDPQYHKLLEKIRKGHSQQVAVFLRFDDQLAHLIEAGSDMFLMPSLYEPCGLNQMYSLKYGTIPIVRRTGGLADTIFDAGADPANGNGFVFNDYTSKALVDAVRRAVAAFHDDKGWQKLIKRCMKQDFSWAIAAEKYIKLYLRLETAKKKR encoded by the coding sequence ATGAAAAACCGGCTGAGAATTCTTTATTTATCCACCGAAGTGGCTCCATTTGCAAAGACAGGCGGGCTGGCGGATGTCGCGAGCGCTCTACCCAAGGCGCTGTTCGAACAAGGGCACGATGTGCGGGTGATGATGCCCAAGTACGGAAACATCAGTGAAAGGCGGTACACGCTGCGGGAGGTCATTCGCCTCAAGGATATTCCGATCCGCGTCGGCGCCCGGGAACATGTGGTCAGTGCCAAATCGGCCTTTCTGCCCGATACCAAGGTTCAGGTCTACTTTCTCGATTACAGGCCCTTTTTTGAACGCGCTGATTATTACGTCGATTCCGCGACGGGCAAGGATTTCCCCGACAACGCCCAGCGATTTTTCCTCTTCTCCAAAGCGGTCATCGAGACCATCAAGCTACTCCACTGGGAGCCGCAAATCATTCACTGCAACGACTGGCAGACGGCCCTGGTCCCCTGGATGCTACGCAATTCCTACCAGGACGATCCCTTTTTCGCCAAGGCGATCACCGTGCTCTCCATCCACAACCTCGCCTTTCAGGGCACTTTCCCTCCGGCGGTGCTCGACGAGCTCGGATTGCCGAAAGAACTGGCGGTCGTCGGCAGCGACCTGGAATTCTACGGCAAGATCAATTTTCTCAAAGCGGGCATCAAGAACGCCGATCTGGTCACCACAGTCAGTCCGACTTACGCCCAGGAGATTCAGAGCGATCCGGAGCTGGGGTGCGGGCTGCAGGGGGTGCTGAGCGAGCGCCGCGAGGATCTCTTTGGCATCCTCAACGGAGTCGATTATGCCATCTGGAATCCGGAAAAGGACAATCTGATCCCGGCCACCTACAGCACCTCAAGTATCAAGGACAAGGAGAAGAACAAGAAAGCCCTGGCCAAGGAAGCAGGCCTGCCATACGCCGCGGAGATGCCGATCGTCGGCATGATCTCCCGGCTGACCAACCAGAAGGGCTTAGATCTTGTCGCCGCCGCGATCGACGACCTAGTCAAGCTGCCCGTACAGCTGGTCATCCTCGGTACCGGCGATCCGCAGTATCATAAACTGCTTGAAAAGATCCGCAAGGGCCATTCGCAACAGGTTGCGGTGTTTCTGCGTTTCGATGACCAGCTCGCCCATCTGATCGAGGCGGGCAGCGACATGTTCCTGATGCCCTCCCTTTATGAACCGTGCGGTCTCAATCAGATGTACAGCCTGAAATACGGGACCATCCCGATCGTGCGCAGAACCGGCGGCTTGGCCGATACCATTTTCGATGCCGGTGCCGATCCTGCGAACGGCAACGGTTTTGTTTTCAATGACTATACGTCCAAAGCGCTGGTCGACGCCGTGCGTCGCGCCGTCGCTGCTTTTCACGACGACAAGGGGTGGCAGAAACTGATTAAACGCTGCATGAAGCAGGATTTCTCCTGGGCAATCGCGGCGGAAAAATACATCAAGCTCTATCTCAGGTTGGAAACCGCCAAGAAGAAGAGATAG
- the rodA gene encoding rod shape-determining protein RodA, translating into MLDDIRKTRVDRVILICVLLFSLFSLLAVFSATHGSKVAAIHDNFAKQIVWVAIGLALFFALTFVPLHIIFSLAYPLYALLLLMILGIDLVGSISGGAQRWFEVGGVKIQPSEFMKPVLVLTLARFFAPEQVNPNQIKNLLIAFAIVLIPFVLVLEQPDLGTSLVYLAVIIPMLYWRGLQPFTIFVIVSPVIAFLASFNYYSFSAAILLISAVLYLSRRSKRVAWSVFFVNVFVGTLSPLVWERLHGYQQQRILTFLGLVNDPRGVGYQIIQSMVAIGSGGLTGKGLLQGTQTQLRFLPAQHTDFIFSVLAEEWGFIGSLAVLALFLVFLSRGIKIAASSGYRFARLATMGLVITIAFQAVVNLGMTMGIMPVAGVPLPFISYGGSAMLTNMTMAALLSNAATQRYF; encoded by the coding sequence ATGCTCGATGATATTCGTAAAACGCGGGTCGACCGGGTTATTTTGATCTGTGTCCTCCTCTTTTCGCTCTTCAGCCTGCTGGCCGTTTTCAGCGCGACGCACGGCAGCAAGGTGGCGGCGATCCATGATAACTTTGCCAAACAGATCGTCTGGGTCGCCATCGGGCTGGCGCTTTTTTTCGCGCTGACCTTTGTGCCGCTGCACATCATCTTCTCCCTGGCCTATCCGCTCTACGCCCTGCTCTTGCTGATGATCCTCGGCATCGATCTGGTCGGTTCGATCAGCGGTGGCGCGCAGCGCTGGTTCGAGGTGGGCGGCGTCAAGATCCAGCCCTCCGAGTTCATGAAGCCGGTGCTGGTCCTGACTCTCGCCCGTTTTTTTGCGCCGGAGCAAGTCAATCCCAATCAGATAAAAAATCTGCTGATCGCCTTTGCCATCGTGCTCATCCCCTTTGTCCTGGTCTTGGAGCAGCCCGACCTCGGGACCAGTCTGGTCTATCTGGCGGTGATTATTCCGATGCTCTACTGGCGCGGTCTGCAGCCCTTCACCATTTTCGTCATTGTCTCGCCGGTGATCGCCTTTCTCGCCTCGTTCAATTACTACAGCTTCAGCGCGGCCATTCTTCTCATCAGTGCCGTCCTTTACCTCTCCCGGCGCAGCAAACGGGTGGCCTGGAGCGTCTTTTTCGTGAATGTCTTCGTCGGCACCCTCTCGCCCCTGGTCTGGGAGAGACTGCACGGTTATCAGCAGCAGCGCATCCTCACCTTTCTCGGGCTGGTGAACGACCCGCGCGGGGTCGGCTACCAGATCATCCAGTCGATGGTGGCCATCGGTTCCGGCGGCCTTACGGGCAAGGGGCTGCTGCAAGGCACCCAGACCCAGTTGCGCTTCCTGCCGGCGCAGCACACCGATTTCATCTTTTCGGTGCTGGCCGAGGAGTGGGGCTTCATCGGCTCGCTCGCCGTACTCGCCCTGTTTCTCGTCTTTTTGTCGCGCGGGATTAAGATTGCCGCATCCAGCGGCTACCGTTTTGCCCGTCTGGCGACGATGGGCCTTGTCATCACCATCGCCTTTCAGGCGGTTGTCAACCTCGGCATGACCATGGGGATCATGCCGGTAGCCGGGGTACCGCTGCCCTTCATAAGTTACGGGGGATCGGCGATGCTGACCAACATGACCATGGCAGCGCTGCTCTCCAACGCGGCGACCCAGCGTTATTTTTAA